Proteins encoded in a region of the Pigmentiphaga litoralis genome:
- a CDS encoding tripartite tricarboxylate transporter substrate binding protein, whose protein sequence is MPASASSIRMLVPYVQGGGSDQRARLIAKYLQRHLNRDVTVINCPGAVSGHQAIADAAPDGATLGLITGEIGMMHWHPGLTSLTPADFTPLAVPFVESSAIIVPAASPFHTLAEFLEHCRHHRITGSGGPDFSVWKFSLAGLMQAAGIPLSHLGWIETHSGEQGLEHALAGRADVAPITMTDARGPLLSNAARALATMEDRRHAAFPSVPTVAEAIGVDWSVAHWRGIVAPRGLPEPMTRIYIDALHAVAADPDFNAEAAASFFTLGWRMGDAFADYMREDDARFGEVIAALDMSLNTQTSLH, encoded by the coding sequence ATGCCCGCTTCTGCTTCCTCCATTCGAATGCTGGTGCCCTACGTGCAAGGCGGCGGCAGCGACCAGCGCGCACGCCTGATCGCGAAGTACCTGCAGCGCCACCTGAACCGTGACGTCACGGTCATCAATTGCCCTGGCGCCGTGTCCGGTCACCAAGCCATCGCCGATGCCGCGCCCGATGGCGCCACGCTGGGCCTGATCACGGGCGAGATCGGCATGATGCATTGGCATCCGGGACTGACGTCGTTGACGCCCGCCGACTTCACCCCGCTGGCGGTGCCGTTTGTGGAATCAAGCGCCATCATCGTTCCCGCGGCATCGCCATTTCATACGCTGGCCGAATTCCTGGAGCATTGCCGCCATCACCGTATTACCGGGTCCGGCGGACCTGACTTCAGTGTCTGGAAGTTTTCGCTTGCGGGCCTGATGCAGGCTGCCGGCATTCCCTTGAGCCACCTTGGCTGGATCGAAACCCACAGCGGCGAGCAAGGGCTGGAACACGCCCTGGCGGGACGCGCCGATGTTGCCCCGATCACTATGACCGACGCGCGGGGGCCGCTCCTGTCGAACGCGGCGCGCGCGCTGGCGACCATGGAAGATCGGCGCCACGCCGCGTTCCCGTCAGTGCCGACCGTGGCCGAAGCGATCGGGGTGGACTGGTCCGTCGCGCACTGGCGCGGCATCGTGGCGCCCCGTGGCCTTCCTGAACCGATGACCCGCATCTACATTGATGCGTTGCACGCCGTGGCGGCCGATCCTGACTTCAATGCGGAAGCCGCGGCCAGTTTCTTTACGCTGGGTTGGCGGATGGGCGACGCGTTCGCCGACTACATGCGCGAAGACGACGCCCGGTTTGGCGAAGTCATTGCCGCCCTGGACATGTCGCTCAATACCCAGACATCGCTTCACTAG
- a CDS encoding Bug family tripartite tricarboxylate transporter substrate binding protein has protein sequence MTPSLSRGVLGAALLALAGFAHAQGAYPTRPIRLIVPIAAGSVTDVVLRSAAPGLAQRLGQPVVIDNRPGASGIVGAEACARAPADGYTLCAVYHSIMSFNPYMFEKLPYDPEKDFKPVNRLFFVTEGLVVPAALPVRSVAELRSYAQAHPDKVNVGTLGSGSLQELFVAWLNQEWRTRIVGVPYKGGGPIANAVTAGDIQVAQMGLGNFIGLIQSGQLRAIALSASKRSAQLPDVPTAAEAGLDGFPSRPWWGIAAPAGTPASVVTRVHRAFAETFDDPKMMEMLESRYVEKAVDTPDEFAGFLTQDRQAARVLVELARVPRQP, from the coding sequence ATGACGCCATCCCTTTCACGCGGGGTGCTCGGCGCTGCCCTGTTGGCGCTTGCGGGCTTTGCCCACGCGCAGGGCGCTTACCCGACCCGGCCCATACGGTTGATCGTGCCGATCGCGGCCGGCAGCGTGACCGACGTTGTCTTGCGCTCGGCCGCGCCCGGCCTGGCGCAACGCCTGGGCCAACCCGTTGTCATTGACAACCGCCCAGGCGCCAGCGGGATTGTCGGGGCCGAAGCCTGCGCGCGTGCGCCAGCCGACGGCTACACACTGTGTGCGGTTTATCACTCGATCATGTCCTTCAATCCCTACATGTTTGAAAAGCTGCCCTACGATCCCGAAAAGGACTTCAAGCCGGTCAACCGGCTGTTCTTCGTGACCGAAGGCCTGGTAGTGCCCGCCGCCCTTCCTGTCCGATCGGTGGCCGAATTGCGGTCCTACGCGCAAGCCCACCCCGACAAGGTCAACGTCGGCACCTTGGGGTCCGGATCGCTGCAGGAACTGTTCGTTGCCTGGCTGAACCAGGAATGGCGCACGCGCATCGTCGGCGTCCCGTACAAGGGCGGCGGGCCGATCGCCAATGCGGTGACCGCAGGCGATATCCAGGTGGCGCAGATGGGGCTCGGCAACTTCATCGGCCTGATCCAGAGCGGCCAGCTGCGCGCCATTGCCCTGTCCGCATCAAAACGCTCGGCGCAGCTTCCGGACGTGCCGACTGCGGCGGAAGCGGGACTGGACGGATTCCCGAGCCGCCCCTGGTGGGGCATTGCCGCCCCGGCGGGTACGCCAGCCAGCGTGGTGACACGGGTGCATCGTGCCTTTGCCGAGACCTTCGACGACCCGAAGATGATGGAAATGCTGGAGTCGAGATACGTAGAGAAAGCCGTCGACACGCCCGACGAATTCGCAGGCTTCCTGACGCAGGACCGGCAGGCCGCACGCGTGCTGGTCGAGCTCGCCCGCGTGCCCAGGCAGCCTTGA
- a CDS encoding alpha-hydroxy acid oxidase, protein MATLNRTFRVDDFEAIARRRLPKPIFDFYAGGAEDERTLALNRDVFQRFGWTPRVMTGSGTPDLRAALLGRDAGMPVIVAPMGAVGYGCIEGDQLLGQVASDFDIPYTLSTTASTSIEQIGASVPGRKWFQLYPLKDRALMKGLIGRARACGFETLIVTVDVPVGGKRERDLRNDCSMPFRFTARNLAAFASRPAWALNLLRHGPPGMPNLSALAPASKRASSLAPSVGAEFDHAFGWAGLAEIRKQWDGPLLVKGILRPDDAERTLHAGCDGVIVSNHGGRQLDTGIPALAALAAIVSRVDGRTPVFFDGGIRRGSDIAKALCLGAAGVLVGRPLLYGVCAGGHAGASRVLTILRDELSRTMQLCGAPSVNALGEDLLRDLAGAAAAA, encoded by the coding sequence ATGGCCACGCTGAACCGGACCTTTCGCGTCGATGATTTCGAAGCCATTGCGCGCCGCCGCCTGCCCAAGCCGATCTTTGACTTTTATGCAGGCGGCGCCGAGGACGAACGCACGCTGGCGTTGAACCGCGATGTCTTCCAGCGCTTTGGCTGGACGCCGCGCGTCATGACCGGAAGCGGGACCCCCGACCTTCGTGCTGCACTGCTGGGCCGCGACGCAGGCATGCCGGTCATTGTGGCGCCAATGGGCGCGGTGGGATATGGGTGCATCGAAGGGGACCAGCTTCTCGGGCAAGTCGCCTCCGACTTCGACATTCCCTACACCTTGTCCACGACAGCCAGCACGTCCATCGAACAGATCGGCGCGTCCGTACCAGGACGAAAATGGTTCCAGCTCTATCCCTTGAAAGATCGGGCGTTAATGAAGGGACTGATCGGCCGAGCCCGTGCTTGCGGCTTCGAGACCTTGATCGTGACGGTGGACGTGCCCGTGGGCGGCAAGCGGGAACGCGACCTTCGCAACGATTGCAGCATGCCCTTCCGGTTCACCGCGCGAAACCTGGCGGCCTTCGCGTCCCGCCCCGCGTGGGCCTTAAACCTGCTGCGGCATGGCCCGCCCGGCATGCCTAACCTGTCGGCATTGGCACCGGCATCCAAGCGGGCGTCCAGCCTGGCGCCGTCGGTCGGCGCGGAATTCGATCACGCGTTTGGCTGGGCGGGACTGGCGGAGATAAGGAAGCAGTGGGATGGCCCCCTGCTGGTGAAAGGCATCCTGCGGCCGGACGACGCCGAACGCACCCTGCACGCGGGATGCGATGGGGTCATCGTGTCGAATCATGGTGGCCGACAGCTCGACACAGGCATTCCCGCGTTGGCCGCCTTGGCGGCCATCGTCAGTCGGGTCGACGGACGCACTCCGGTCTTTTTTGATGGCGGCATACGGCGGGGGTCGGACATTGCCAAGGCGCTGTGTCTGGGCGCGGCCGGCGTGCTGGTCGGCCGGCCCCTGTTGTATGGGGTGTGCGCGGGCGGACATGCTGGCGCGTCCCGGGTCCTGACCATCCTGCGCGACGAGTTGTCGAGAACGATGCAGCTATGCGGCGCGCCGTCTGTTAATGCGCTGGGTGAGGATCTGCTGCGTGATCTGGCGGGCGCGGCTGCGGCTGCGTGA
- a CDS encoding LysR family transcriptional regulator, translating into MLHPPRHYVYLDAVARAGSIRKAAEQLHVASTALNRKILEIEGEVGTPLFERLPRGVRLTAAGEVLLATVRRGLADLESASSQIEQLQGLVRGTVRIACAESVANDLVPATVAAYQRTHPGVQFRITVGGTAALVRDVLNDDVELVVAHDPPAAEGLEIIASVPQPLCVMMRPDHPLAGQESVRLADCERYPIALGAESFGSRRLIDRLAAKLRLSLRVSLEANSVETLKFFALTTNALCFQFRVGTARDVGRGDLVAIPLADRDLAGGKLMMAARAGRALPVATSSFAQALKAALEAM; encoded by the coding sequence ATGCTGCATCCGCCACGACATTACGTCTACCTCGATGCGGTCGCGCGCGCGGGCTCGATCCGCAAGGCGGCGGAGCAGCTGCATGTCGCGTCCACGGCCTTGAACCGCAAGATCCTCGAGATCGAAGGCGAAGTCGGCACGCCCCTGTTCGAACGGCTGCCGCGCGGGGTGCGGCTCACCGCGGCAGGCGAAGTTCTGCTCGCCACCGTGCGCCGCGGCCTGGCGGATCTGGAGTCCGCGTCGTCTCAGATCGAGCAGTTGCAGGGCCTGGTGCGCGGCACGGTGCGTATCGCCTGTGCCGAGTCGGTCGCCAACGACCTGGTGCCTGCGACCGTGGCCGCCTATCAGCGCACGCATCCTGGCGTCCAGTTCCGGATCACGGTTGGCGGGACGGCGGCGCTGGTGCGCGATGTGCTGAATGACGACGTGGAACTGGTGGTCGCCCATGACCCTCCGGCTGCCGAAGGCCTGGAGATCATCGCCAGTGTGCCCCAACCCCTGTGCGTGATGATGCGGCCGGACCATCCGCTGGCCGGCCAGGAAAGCGTCCGCCTGGCCGACTGCGAACGGTATCCCATCGCCTTGGGCGCCGAAAGTTTCGGCAGCCGCCGGCTGATCGACCGGCTGGCCGCCAAACTGCGGCTGTCTTTACGAGTCTCGCTGGAAGCGAATTCGGTGGAGACGCTCAAGTTCTTTGCGTTGACCACCAACGCGCTGTGCTTCCAGTTTCGGGTCGGCACCGCGCGCGATGTTGGCCGTGGGGATCTGGTCGCTATCCCGTTGGCTGACCGCGATCTGGCCGGCGGAAAATTGATGATGGCCGCGCGCGCTGGCCGCGCCTTGCCAGTCGCCACGTCCAGTTTTGCGCAGGCGCTAAAAGCAGCATTGGAAGCGATGTAG
- a CDS encoding alpha/beta fold hydrolase produces MTHHAAPDALEEPRLAHVTCLSPAGLHRMAYWEWGDPDNPAVLICAHGLTRSGRDFDRLARRLSSRYRVVCPDIVGRGQSDWLSDSAYYVIPQYVSDMLPLLAAVGGKTVHWFGTSLGGLIGMSLASLAGTPITRLVINDVGPRLAPDALMRIGQYVGKAGDFPSREAGLEYLSVVSAAFGPHKPEAWQELNQYILVPADAGPGRTQQGNSRTLAAAIPAATPAASAEPTAWRLHYDPAISVAFKPMAPPIAMAAEMMLWKAFDAIDCPTLIVRGEQSDLLSAATAAEMTRRNPNAQVVEIAGVGHAPTFMSDDQIAIAEGFLTGGAGATATSHTRGAAGPAD; encoded by the coding sequence ATGACGCATCACGCCGCACCGGACGCGCTTGAAGAACCCCGTCTTGCCCATGTGACCTGCTTGAGCCCGGCCGGGCTGCATCGGATGGCGTACTGGGAGTGGGGCGATCCGGACAATCCGGCGGTGCTGATCTGCGCGCATGGATTGACTCGCAGCGGGCGCGATTTTGACCGGCTGGCGCGGCGGCTGTCATCGCGGTATCGCGTGGTCTGTCCCGACATCGTGGGGCGAGGGCAGTCGGATTGGCTGAGCGACTCGGCCTACTACGTGATTCCCCAATACGTGTCTGACATGCTGCCCTTGTTGGCGGCAGTGGGCGGCAAGACGGTGCATTGGTTCGGCACGTCGCTGGGTGGCTTGATCGGCATGAGCCTGGCGAGCCTGGCGGGCACGCCGATCACGCGTCTGGTGATCAATGACGTCGGCCCGCGTCTTGCGCCCGATGCCTTGATGCGCATCGGGCAGTACGTCGGAAAAGCGGGGGACTTTCCGTCGAGAGAAGCCGGGTTGGAGTACCTGAGCGTGGTGTCGGCGGCGTTTGGTCCGCATAAGCCCGAAGCCTGGCAGGAGCTGAACCAGTACATTCTGGTGCCGGCGGACGCGGGGCCGGGCAGGACTCAGCAAGGGAATTCGAGGACGCTGGCCGCCGCGATCCCGGCAGCAACGCCGGCGGCCTCGGCGGAACCCACCGCCTGGCGCTTGCACTATGACCCGGCGATTTCCGTCGCCTTCAAGCCCATGGCGCCGCCGATCGCCATGGCGGCCGAGATGATGTTGTGGAAGGCGTTCGACGCGATCGACTGCCCGACGCTGATCGTGCGGGGCGAGCAGTCCGACCTGCTGAGCGCGGCAACGGCTGCCGAAATGACGAGGCGCAATCCGAATGCGCAGGTGGTCGAGATTGCCGGCGTGGGGCACGCGCCCACGTTCATGTCGGACGACCAGATCGCCATCGCCGAGGGCTTCCTGACAGGCGGGGCCGGCGCGACCGCCACGTCGCACACCCGCGGCGCGGCAGGCCCGGCGGACTGA